A portion of the Candidatus Nitrosotenuis aquarius genome contains these proteins:
- a CDS encoding response regulator, with product MIRAIIIDDETDSAEVFAEFLKLKDIDVAGLGKNGKEGVELYKKHKPDVVFLDLVMPQYDGFYALEEIKKINADARVIIITAFLTDLMRKRLDNFGVEDVFEKPYSVKEIANTLKEKITT from the coding sequence TTGATTCGAGCAATCATAATAGATGATGAAACCGATAGTGCGGAAGTTTTTGCCGAATTCCTCAAACTCAAAGACATCGATGTTGCGGGTCTTGGCAAAAACGGCAAGGAAGGCGTAGAATTGTACAAAAAACACAAGCCAGACGTGGTGTTTTTGGACCTTGTAATGCCACAATATGACGGGTTTTACGCACTAGAGGAAATCAAAAAGATAAACGCAGATGCACGAGTCATAATAATTACCGCATTTCTGACTGACCTGATGAGAAAAAGACTGGATAATTTTGGCGTCGAAGATGTTTTTGAAAAACCATATTCGGTCAAGGAAATCGCAAACACACTAAAAGAAAAAATTACTACCTAG
- a CDS encoding 50S ribosomal protein L40e, producing the protein MPITDPEKKRIAQAARLHMKICLNCGVRNSMAASRCRKCRGQFLRLKNRTLGAKK; encoded by the coding sequence ATGCCAATCACAGACCCAGAGAAAAAAAGAATCGCCCAGGCGGCAAGGTTACACATGAAAATATGCCTGAACTGTGGCGTCAGAAATTCCATGGCAGCGTCCAGGTGCAGAAAATGCCGTGGCCAATTCCTAAGACTAAAGAATAGAACTCTGGGCGCAAAGAAATAG
- a CDS encoding ATP-grasp domain-containing protein produces MRLLEFQAKELFGQYGIKTPKGRYSKNIDEARSHAAELGYPFVIKFQAPVGGRGKAGGIQVVKNQDEFELKYPQVAGMTIKGEKARAILLEKMAEYQKEIYLSLFLNRSKQCYTIIASGEGGVEIESVKNQTIREVGLGDVTPQVAEEVAKSIGLSGNSVADFVDMLQRLSKLTIEKEAELAEINPVALLKDGSLLALDGKVITDDNSNFRHPEMDKYQEKTELEERAEKSGFTLVELEGNIAVVGNGAGLVMSTLDMLIDNGGKAACFLDVGGGATTESVYEALTLISKMKKVKAILVNLYGGIVKTTTVASAFIKAYDDKLIDLPVYARLMGAESEKSREMLKNTKTKMFDSVEEAISGVVLGVSKHG; encoded by the coding sequence ATGCGACTCTTAGAATTCCAGGCAAAGGAGCTTTTCGGCCAGTATGGAATCAAGACCCCAAAGGGAAGGTATTCTAAGAACATTGACGAGGCAAGGTCGCATGCTGCTGAGCTGGGTTATCCATTTGTCATAAAGTTCCAAGCCCCAGTAGGCGGTCGTGGAAAGGCAGGTGGAATCCAAGTAGTCAAAAACCAAGACGAGTTTGAGCTAAAGTACCCGCAAGTTGCAGGCATGACGATCAAGGGGGAAAAGGCGCGCGCCATCTTATTAGAAAAAATGGCAGAATATCAAAAGGAGATATACCTATCGCTGTTTTTGAATCGCTCAAAGCAGTGCTACACCATCATTGCGTCAGGCGAAGGAGGAGTTGAAATTGAATCAGTCAAAAACCAGACGATTCGGGAGGTCGGCCTAGGCGACGTCACACCGCAAGTAGCAGAAGAGGTAGCAAAGTCAATCGGGCTTTCAGGCAATTCCGTTGCAGACTTTGTTGACATGCTGCAAAGATTATCAAAATTAACAATAGAAAAAGAAGCAGAGCTTGCAGAGATAAATCCAGTAGCATTGCTCAAAGACGGATCATTACTGGCACTAGACGGCAAGGTGATCACTGATGATAACTCTAATTTCCGCCATCCGGAAATGGACAAGTATCAGGAAAAAACCGAACTAGAGGAGCGGGCCGAAAAGTCAGGATTTACTCTGGTGGAGCTAGAGGGAAACATTGCAGTGGTTGGAAACGGCGCAGGCCTTGTCATGTCAACACTTGACATGTTAATTGATAATGGTGGAAAGGCCGCTTGCTTTTTGGATGTAGGCGGGGGTGCGACAACAGAATCCGTATACGAAGCTCTGACATTGATTTCAAAGATGAAAAAGGTCAAAGCAATCTTGGTAAACCTGTATGGAGGAATTGTAAAGACAACAACTGTCGCATCCGCATTTATCAAGGCATATGATGATAAGCTAATTGATCTGCCAGTGTATGCAAGGCTGATGGGCGCAGAATCTGAAAAATCTAGAGAAATGCTCAAAAACACAAAAACAAAAATGTTTGATTCAGTAGAAGAGGCAATATCTGGCGTAGTGTTAGGAGTCTCAAAACATGGCTAA
- a CDS encoding methyl-accepting chemotaxis protein, whose product MGSVKSKDMSTTQIQQGKKFTLEEVVEFIDLIAEKLNSAIDKVDDVNHKTHVLSVNASIEAARAGTYGRPFGIVATNMSELSEETSKITDNMRKDTKEIINVGNMIKTQSKEFRGNRLTDLALVNIDLIDRNLYERTADVRWWATDSNVIDALTKKNQDACDVASKRLGVILQAYTVYYDLVIADVSGNIVSNGNPEKFPSRGLNVSDSRWFVSAMNTKNSGQFGFESVHRSSLVSNNLCLIYSAAVRENGDPKGQIIGVLGVIFKWESLAQTVIVHTPISEDEKKNTRICIVDDSGLILADSDGKMLRDSLDFDQKTSLLSEKKNHIFIEYCGLNCCIAHALSPGFEGYSTGWHSIIIQKLGTAKKAKLVK is encoded by the coding sequence TTGGGTAGCGTAAAATCCAAAGATATGTCCACCACGCAAATCCAGCAGGGAAAAAAATTCACACTAGAGGAAGTAGTCGAGTTTATTGATCTGATTGCAGAAAAGCTAAATTCTGCAATAGACAAAGTAGATGATGTCAATCATAAGACACATGTTTTGTCAGTTAATGCGTCAATAGAGGCCGCCCGTGCAGGAACATACGGCAGGCCGTTTGGGATAGTTGCAACAAACATGAGTGAGCTATCTGAAGAGACATCCAAAATCACCGACAATATGAGAAAAGACACCAAGGAAATCATCAATGTGGGCAACATGATAAAGACACAGTCAAAGGAATTCCGTGGAAACAGACTCACTGATTTGGCGCTAGTAAACATTGACCTAATAGACAGGAATCTCTACGAGAGAACCGCAGATGTTCGATGGTGGGCAACGGACTCAAATGTAATAGATGCATTGACAAAAAAGAACCAGGATGCATGCGATGTCGCATCAAAAAGGCTTGGAGTCATCTTGCAGGCATATACTGTTTATTATGATCTGGTAATTGCCGATGTTTCAGGAAATATAGTATCTAATGGAAATCCAGAAAAGTTTCCGTCACGCGGTCTTAATGTTTCTGATTCTAGATGGTTTGTCTCTGCAATGAATACAAAAAATTCTGGACAGTTTGGCTTTGAGTCGGTCCACCGCTCAAGCCTTGTATCAAATAATTTATGCTTGATTTATTCTGCGGCAGTCCGGGAAAATGGCGACCCGAAGGGCCAAATAATTGGAGTCTTGGGGGTTATCTTCAAGTGGGAGTCGCTTGCCCAAACGGTGATTGTACACACTCCTATTTCTGAGGACGAAAAGAAAAACACCCGAATCTGTATTGTGGATGACTCTGGATTGATTCTGGCAGACTCTGATGGCAAAATGCTCCGAGACAGCCTTGACTTTGATCAAAAAACCAGCCTGCTATCGGAGAAGAAAAACCACATCTTCATCGAATATTGCGGCCTGAATTGTTGCATTGCGCATGCACTGTCGCCAGGATTTGAAGGGTATTCTACCGGCTGGCATTCTATAATAATTCAGAAGCTTGGCACTGCCAAAAAGGCAAAGCTAGTCAAATAG
- a CDS encoding response regulator, producing MKILHIEDNAEIVEPAKLIFESAGHTYHYTLDGKVGLQAIRDDKYDVVFLDLMMPEFSGFDVIDTLEKENLMKKQTTFVFSAMTLPKEQEDKLLRQGVHSVLRKPIFLADLIKKIDLIQVH from the coding sequence ATGAAGATATTACACATAGAAGACAATGCGGAAATCGTCGAGCCTGCAAAGCTTATCTTTGAATCGGCAGGGCACACATACCATTACACATTGGATGGCAAGGTCGGCCTGCAGGCGATCCGAGATGACAAGTACGATGTAGTGTTTTTGGATCTAATGATGCCAGAATTTTCCGGCTTTGATGTAATTGACACTCTGGAAAAAGAAAATCTGATGAAAAAGCAGACGACTTTTGTCTTTTCTGCCATGACGCTGCCAAAAGAGCAGGAAGACAAGCTGCTCCGCCAAGGCGTGCACAGCGTTTTGCGCAAGCCGATCTTTTTGGCAGATCTAATCAAGAAAATCGACCTGATCCAAGTCCACTAA
- a CDS encoding methyl-accepting chemotaxis protein — translation MKYYRHTLFGKIVLDRHTSAYNYTYLHEFMKLLGSLNAKLVCLFVLVATIPLVTISLVSFSISQESLEQRSFDQLKTLANDRAKTLEQLNSFRIQQLTQVAKMPQVIDSIESGNTESLQEIFENTKQITGGQDGYQNFKIMSASGQVIYAQDSSLINSDYSANRLFQKGLENPHREYTQEDGKRIAITAVPIIDSNNQKIGVIIAQTGIPILDKVVLDRDGLGNTGETYMVNFDKTMITPSRFTEGLEFKQIVDTLPVQECINNSKDISASIYPDYRNVPIFGASKCEPELGYVLIAEFDVAEIMIPIISLQNMYIITGGIVVGAVGVFAFFISRSISHPIHNAAQVARKISEGNLGVVVPASKSKDEIGTLLNSEKQMVDKLRGVLSEMQNASQSVYANAQQLSASGTQLNSSVQQIATTVDQISRGSQTQAQRIEKSKQTVEELTKSMNELSSSAKESAEISIQVGTLSERGAEAAGEANERMNKIIEVTNDSAKKVHKLAEKTNEITAALQVIREIADQTNLLALNAAIEAARAGEAGRGFAVVADEVRHLAESSAQSSDEIDTKLKQIHEYAQEVVEEIETSSNEVNQGKMVIDSSLKTLHEIATNIKNVSENVKQLADFAHEQANKVASISADAVDIAAVSEENAASTEEASAAVEEQTAQTHEIATASTQLAELASQLQATLAKFSLESTQNAEPEKKSILAKISLKK, via the coding sequence ATGAAGTATTATCGTCATACTTTGTTTGGCAAAATTGTTCTAGACAGACACACATCAGCCTATAATTACACATACCTACATGAATTCATGAAATTACTAGGCTCACTGAATGCAAAGCTTGTGTGTCTTTTTGTTTTGGTTGCAACCATTCCGCTGGTAACAATATCACTTGTTAGTTTTTCAATTTCTCAGGAATCCCTAGAGCAACGCTCATTTGATCAGCTAAAAACACTTGCCAATGACAGGGCAAAAACACTAGAGCAGTTGAACTCGTTTAGAATTCAACAATTAACCCAAGTAGCAAAGATGCCACAAGTAATTGACTCTATAGAATCCGGCAATACAGAATCTCTGCAAGAGATTTTTGAAAACACGAAGCAAATCACTGGCGGACAGGATGGATATCAAAACTTCAAGATAATGTCTGCAAGTGGCCAGGTAATTTATGCACAAGATTCATCATTGATTAATTCGGATTATTCTGCAAACAGGTTATTCCAAAAAGGATTAGAAAATCCACATCGCGAATATACACAAGAAGACGGAAAGAGAATTGCAATCACTGCAGTGCCAATCATTGATTCGAATAATCAAAAAATCGGTGTAATAATTGCTCAGACGGGAATTCCAATTTTGGACAAAGTTGTTCTAGACAGGGACGGCCTTGGCAATACTGGCGAGACATATATGGTAAATTTTGATAAAACGATGATCACGCCTTCAAGATTTACAGAAGGATTAGAATTCAAGCAAATTGTGGACACTCTACCAGTCCAAGAATGCATCAATAATAGCAAAGACATTTCAGCATCCATTTATCCGGATTATAGAAATGTGCCAATTTTTGGTGCATCAAAGTGTGAACCAGAATTAGGCTATGTTTTGATTGCAGAGTTTGATGTGGCAGAGATCATGATACCCATAATTTCATTGCAAAACATGTACATAATTACAGGCGGAATCGTAGTTGGCGCCGTAGGCGTATTTGCATTTTTCATATCAAGATCAATATCTCATCCAATCCACAATGCCGCACAGGTTGCAAGGAAAATAAGCGAGGGCAATCTCGGAGTAGTAGTTCCAGCCTCAAAATCCAAGGACGAAATAGGCACGCTGCTAAACTCAGAAAAACAAATGGTTGACAAGCTCAGAGGGGTCCTATCAGAAATGCAAAATGCATCCCAGTCAGTATATGCAAATGCGCAACAACTCTCCGCATCTGGAACCCAGCTAAACTCCTCAGTGCAGCAAATAGCAACCACAGTAGACCAAATTTCACGAGGATCACAAACCCAGGCGCAGCGAATTGAAAAATCAAAGCAAACTGTGGAAGAACTCACAAAATCAATGAACGAGTTGTCATCTAGTGCCAAAGAATCTGCAGAGATATCAATTCAGGTAGGCACACTATCAGAGCGTGGAGCAGAAGCTGCAGGCGAAGCAAATGAGCGCATGAACAAGATTATCGAAGTAACAAACGATTCTGCAAAAAAGGTCCACAAGTTAGCAGAAAAGACAAACGAAATCACTGCTGCACTGCAAGTGATTCGAGAAATAGCCGATCAGACAAATCTTTTGGCTCTAAATGCCGCAATAGAGGCAGCTCGTGCCGGAGAGGCAGGCCGTGGATTTGCAGTAGTCGCCGATGAAGTTCGACATTTGGCAGAAAGCTCTGCACAATCGTCTGATGAAATAGACACCAAGTTAAAACAAATTCACGAATATGCGCAAGAGGTAGTAGAAGAGATCGAGACGAGCTCAAATGAAGTAAACCAAGGCAAAATGGTAATTGATTCGTCACTAAAAACGCTGCATGAAATTGCGACAAACATCAAAAATGTCTCTGAAAATGTCAAACAATTAGCTGATTTTGCCCATGAACAAGCAAACAAAGTAGCTAGCATTTCAGCGGATGCAGTAGACATTGCAGCTGTATCCGAGGAAAATGCAGCATCTACTGAGGAAGCATCGGCTGCAGTAGAAGAACAGACTGCTCAGACACATGAAATAGCCACGGCCTCAACACAGCTGGCCGAGCTGGCATCACAGCTCCAGGCAACGCTGGCCAAATTCTCGCTAGAATCAACCCAAAATGCCGAGCCAGAGAAGAAATCTATTCTTGCCAAAATAAGCCTCAAAAAATAA
- a CDS encoding TerC family protein, with amino-acid sequence MNDVYILWTVFTIFVGISLAIDLGVFSKLRKKDAHKEVPPFKTALRWTIVWISLAGIFSGIIYFDMGEQKFAEFITGYALEKSLSVDNMFVFLLIFTSLNIPHKFQHRVLSMGILGAIAMRVPLILVGAHLLEEFHWMIYLFGGFLIFTALRMLVQRKEKKIEVEKNIAVRALRKIMPVELNMQEPKFFVIKEGIKYATPLLVALVIIEFTDLLFALDSIPAILAITTDPFIVITSNIFAILGLRSLYFLLAGVMEKFYYLKPGLIAILMFIGIKMLVSEFVKIPTLVSLSIVMGILGLALLFSFIRAKKHPE; translated from the coding sequence ATGAACGACGTTTACATACTGTGGACAGTATTTACCATCTTCGTTGGCATATCGCTTGCAATTGACCTAGGAGTATTTTCCAAGCTCCGCAAAAAAGATGCACACAAGGAAGTTCCTCCATTCAAAACGGCACTGCGCTGGACCATAGTCTGGATTTCGCTTGCAGGAATATTTTCTGGCATAATCTACTTTGATATGGGCGAGCAAAAGTTTGCCGAGTTCATCACCGGCTATGCCCTAGAAAAATCACTTTCAGTTGACAACATGTTTGTGTTCTTGCTGATATTTACATCGCTTAACATTCCCCACAAGTTCCAGCACAGAGTTCTCTCCATGGGCATACTTGGCGCAATAGCGATGAGGGTTCCACTCATTTTGGTAGGCGCGCACCTATTGGAGGAATTCCACTGGATGATTTACCTCTTTGGCGGATTTTTGATATTTACTGCACTCAGAATGCTTGTCCAAAGAAAGGAAAAGAAGATAGAAGTTGAAAAGAACATCGCGGTGCGGGCTCTGCGCAAAATAATGCCAGTTGAGCTAAACATGCAAGAGCCCAAATTCTTTGTTATCAAAGAAGGAATAAAGTACGCAACACCGCTCCTAGTCGCACTAGTAATAATAGAATTCACCGACTTGCTTTTTGCACTGGACTCGATCCCAGCAATACTTGCAATCACAACTGATCCATTCATTGTAATCACATCAAACATCTTTGCAATATTGGGCCTGCGTAGCCTGTACTTTTTGCTGGCTGGCGTGATGGAGAAATTCTACTATCTCAAGCCAGGCCTTATTGCAATTTTGATGTTCATTGGAATAAAGATGCTGGTATCAGAATTTGTAAAGATTCCAACACTTGTGTCCCTCAGCATAGTCATGGGAATACTGGGCCTAGCATTATTGTTCTCGTTTATTCGCGCAAAAAAGCATCCGGAATAA
- the sucD gene encoding succinate--CoA ligase subunit alpha — MANIYEILRGAKDSSGNYQRMPVIVQGITGTFGSLHAKMMMEYGTNIAAGVTPGKGGQKFEGKVPIYNSVKEAVDATGAKISILFVPAKFFLGAAKEALDAGIKLLVAIPEHVPIRDTMQVLEIAKQKDAIVIGPNTPGIMIPGLIKIGIMPASPFKPGNIAVLSKSGTLLYEISNALSRAGYGQSITIGIGGDPVNGTRLIDAFEMVKDDPDLKGIVVVGEIGGDSEEILAQHIIDTNFKKPIVAYIAGRNAPKEKRMGHAGAIVMGTYGSAESKVSMFNKANIPVGKRPNEVAMLLSGKLGSKD, encoded by the coding sequence ATGGCTAACATTTACGAGATTTTGCGCGGAGCCAAGGATTCTTCTGGGAATTATCAGAGAATGCCAGTAATTGTACAAGGAATTACAGGAACGTTTGGCTCGCTGCACGCAAAAATGATGATGGAATACGGCACAAACATTGCAGCTGGCGTAACACCTGGCAAAGGTGGACAAAAATTCGAAGGCAAGGTACCAATATACAATTCAGTCAAAGAGGCAGTAGATGCAACGGGGGCAAAAATATCAATCTTGTTCGTCCCAGCAAAATTCTTCCTCGGTGCTGCAAAAGAGGCACTAGATGCAGGAATCAAGTTGCTAGTGGCAATACCAGAACACGTACCAATTAGAGATACAATGCAGGTCCTAGAGATTGCAAAGCAAAAAGATGCCATAGTGATTGGGCCAAACACGCCAGGGATCATGATCCCAGGCTTGATCAAAATCGGCATAATGCCTGCAAGTCCATTCAAACCAGGAAACATTGCAGTATTATCAAAAAGCGGCACATTGTTATACGAAATTTCAAATGCGCTGTCCCGCGCAGGCTATGGCCAGTCCATCACAATAGGAATTGGCGGAGACCCAGTAAACGGAACAAGGCTAATTGACGCATTTGAGATGGTAAAGGACGACCCAGACCTAAAGGGAATCGTAGTAGTAGGGGAAATAGGCGGGGATTCCGAAGAAATCTTGGCCCAGCACATAATTGATACTAACTTCAAAAAGCCAATTGTCGCATATATTGCAGGACGAAACGCCCCAAAAGAAAAAAGAATGGGCCATGCAGGTGCCATAGTCATGGGAACATACGGCTCTGCAGAATCCAAGGTTTCAATGTTTAACAAGGCAAACATTCCTGTAGGGAAAAGGCCAAACGAGGTTGCCATGTTGTTGTCAGGCAAGTTAGGATCCAAAGACTAA
- a CDS encoding sensor histidine kinase — translation MPNGIVGFLKVEQNLLTIESDTKSSINDLKVAAHLDGLAVSMRYYDEVLTQAARNYAFTSDEKWTSAYFEAEPKLDRAIQDALASGTEKEKSIFSRIHEANLLLVRLEHQAIDLARDGKAADAIQILDSEEYWNSKQVYRQALAQYSKDKGIELDQLIEKSTAKIDSNAAQINGVLLETQILLYVGIPILVIVAASLSYFISRSISKPIRQLHTAAEQVSNGNYDIQFQAQNNDEIGELGQKFQSMINAFKNSLETERKLVITQERLKTEKLTAIGELAARIAHDLRNPLSVIKNVSELIRLQYPREDPRLQEHFNKLENSIQRMSHQIDDVLNFVRTTPLEKKITSLREIIQKSVDDLDVPDGISVVVPSNDEKIDCDDQKMRTAFSNILLNAIQAISDKGTISIKITGYTKHITIEISDSGPGIPENVLPHIFEPLFTTKQRGTGLGLSSCKNIIAQHGGTILAKNNPTTFVITLPRI, via the coding sequence GTGCCAAACGGCATAGTTGGATTTCTCAAAGTAGAGCAGAATCTTCTGACCATAGAATCCGATACCAAATCCAGCATTAATGATCTAAAAGTGGCAGCACATCTTGATGGGCTGGCAGTTTCCATGAGGTATTATGATGAGGTATTGACACAGGCTGCGCGAAACTATGCATTTACGTCTGATGAAAAATGGACATCGGCCTATTTTGAAGCCGAGCCGAAACTGGACCGTGCAATACAAGATGCTCTTGCATCTGGTACTGAAAAAGAAAAGTCGATTTTCTCTAGAATCCATGAGGCGAATCTGTTGCTTGTGAGACTGGAGCATCAGGCAATTGATCTGGCCAGAGATGGTAAGGCGGCAGATGCAATTCAAATTCTAGACTCTGAAGAATACTGGAATTCAAAACAAGTCTATCGTCAGGCACTGGCTCAATATTCAAAAGATAAGGGCATAGAGCTTGATCAACTAATAGAAAAATCAACCGCCAAAATAGACAGCAATGCCGCCCAGATTAATGGCGTCCTGCTGGAAACGCAAATCCTTCTCTATGTTGGAATCCCAATACTAGTAATAGTTGCTGCAAGTCTTAGCTATTTCATATCTCGCTCCATCTCAAAGCCTATACGGCAATTACACACTGCAGCAGAACAAGTCTCAAATGGAAACTACGATATACAATTCCAAGCACAAAACAATGACGAAATTGGCGAGCTTGGCCAAAAGTTCCAATCAATGATAAACGCATTCAAAAATTCGCTAGAAACAGAAAGAAAACTAGTCATCACCCAAGAACGACTAAAGACGGAAAAGCTAACTGCAATAGGTGAACTTGCTGCAAGAATTGCCCATGACTTGCGAAATCCATTATCTGTAATCAAAAATGTGTCAGAGCTAATCAGATTACAATACCCAAGAGAAGATCCAAGACTCCAAGAGCACTTTAACAAGCTAGAAAACTCAATTCAACGCATGTCTCACCAAATAGATGACGTACTAAACTTTGTCCGCACTACACCGCTTGAGAAGAAGATCACATCACTGCGGGAAATAATCCAAAAGTCCGTCGATGATTTGGATGTGCCTGATGGTATTAGCGTGGTTGTGCCAAGCAATGACGAAAAAATAGACTGTGACGATCAAAAGATGAGAACTGCATTTTCAAATATTCTGTTAAACGCAATTCAGGCAATATCTGATAAGGGAACAATATCTATCAAGATAACCGGATACACAAAGCACATCACAATAGAGATCTCTGATTCAGGCCCTGGCATTCCAGAAAATGTACTGCCGCACATTTTTGAGCCCTTATTTACCACAAAGCAGCGCGGAACAGGCCTAGGACTGTCCAGCTGCAAAAACATCATAGCGCAACACGGTGGAACCATATTGGCGAAAAACAATCCCACTACCTTTGTGATAACACTACCTCGGATCTAA
- a CDS encoding zinc-binding dehydrogenase, whose protein sequence is MRALVYDNYCVNDDYASVLQIKDIPEPAPKPNEVVFRVRAAALNYDDIWGMRGVPLKVPLPHISGSDAAGDVIAIGDDVTGIKIGDRIVSHGNMSCRLCKNCTSGREFDCKKRKVWGFETGPLWGGYCEVTHLPEVNAVKIPDGVSYEEAAACSMTLMTAWHMLVGRAQIKPGQLVLVMGGGSGMGIFGIQIAKMYGCTVIATASGDKLEKCLQLGADYAVDHRKEDWHKQVFAISKEFAKTKDGIPGIDVIFEHIGGLHWNKELTLLKYGATLVTTGATTGYDVITDLRHIFFKGTNILGSTLATKSELEDALYWVSKGKIRPVIDSVYTIDNAAEAHTKMLRGNLFGKIIMKP, encoded by the coding sequence TTGAGAGCGCTAGTCTATGACAATTATTGTGTAAATGATGACTATGCATCTGTTTTGCAAATCAAAGACATTCCAGAACCCGCCCCAAAACCAAACGAAGTTGTATTTCGAGTGCGAGCAGCTGCTCTGAACTATGATGATATCTGGGGAATGAGGGGGGTGCCACTCAAAGTCCCACTACCGCACATCTCTGGCTCTGATGCGGCAGGCGACGTCATTGCAATAGGTGATGACGTGACTGGCATCAAGATTGGCGACAGAATTGTTTCGCATGGAAACATGTCGTGCCGACTGTGCAAGAACTGCACCTCTGGGCGAGAGTTTGACTGTAAAAAACGCAAGGTCTGGGGATTTGAGACAGGCCCACTCTGGGGTGGCTACTGCGAGGTCACGCACTTGCCAGAAGTAAATGCGGTGAAAATACCTGACGGTGTATCGTATGAGGAGGCGGCTGCCTGCTCCATGACACTTATGACTGCGTGGCACATGCTTGTGGGCCGTGCACAAATCAAGCCCGGACAGCTGGTCTTGGTAATGGGTGGTGGCTCTGGCATGGGAATATTTGGAATTCAGATAGCAAAGATGTATGGTTGCACTGTGATTGCAACTGCGTCTGGCGACAAGCTGGAAAAATGCTTGCAATTGGGGGCAGACTATGCGGTGGACCACAGAAAAGAAGACTGGCACAAGCAGGTATTTGCAATATCCAAGGAATTTGCAAAAACAAAGGACGGGATTCCGGGAATTGATGTGATCTTTGAGCACATTGGAGGCTTGCACTGGAACAAGGAGCTAACCCTGCTAAAGTATGGTGCAACACTTGTTACAACAGGTGCCACTACTGGCTATGACGTGATAACTGATCTGAGACACATTTTCTTCAAGGGCACAAACATTTTGGGCTCTACTTTGGCCACCAAGTCCGAGCTGGAAGATGCGCTATATTGGGTATCAAAGGGAAAAATAAGGCCGGTAATTGACTCTGTGTACACAATAGATAATGCGGCAGAGGCCCACACAAAAATGCTAAGGGGAAATCTCTTTGGCAAAATCATAATGAAACCATGA
- a CDS encoding aldo/keto reductase — MIETATLGSDLKICRIINGMWQVSGGHGHITPQKAISEMDLYHKAGLTSWDMADIYGPAEGFFGKFRQNLEKSGHDLSGLVGLTKFVPNPVPMNRTIVERAIKNSILHMNVSSLDLVQFHWWDYDDPRYFDALYHLTALRDEGKIKHIGLTNFDTIRMQMMLDKGFVIVSNQVQYSIIDQRPQMEMEEFCKKHNIHLLAYGTLGGGLLSERFLGSDDPTRIDLNTYSLQKYHNMIDAWGGWTLFQKLLHTLDKIAKKHHTSIPNVATRFILDKPQVAGVIIGARLGIAQHIEQNKQTFSLNLDSDDYSAIQEITSQANDLFDVIGDCGSEYR; from the coding sequence ATGATAGAAACCGCAACACTTGGCTCGGACCTGAAAATCTGCAGAATAATAAACGGAATGTGGCAGGTATCTGGCGGCCACGGACACATCACACCACAAAAGGCCATATCTGAAATGGATCTGTATCACAAAGCCGGCCTGACAAGCTGGGACATGGCAGATATCTACGGCCCCGCAGAAGGGTTTTTTGGAAAATTTAGGCAAAACTTGGAAAAATCCGGGCATGATTTGAGTGGCTTGGTTGGGCTGACCAAGTTTGTTCCAAATCCTGTACCAATGAACAGAACCATCGTGGAGCGCGCAATTAAAAACTCGATTCTGCACATGAATGTTTCATCGTTGGATCTAGTCCAGTTTCACTGGTGGGATTATGACGATCCAAGGTATTTTGATGCGTTATACCACTTGACGGCACTCCGCGATGAGGGAAAAATAAAACACATCGGCCTGACAAACTTTGACACCATCCGAATGCAGATGATGCTGGACAAGGGGTTTGTCATAGTATCAAACCAGGTGCAATATTCCATAATTGACCAGAGGCCCCAAATGGAAATGGAAGAATTCTGCAAAAAACACAACATCCATCTTTTGGCGTATGGGACGCTGGGAGGTGGATTGCTATCTGAGCGATTCCTTGGTTCTGATGATCCGACAAGAATTGATCTGAACACATACTCGCTACAAAAATACCACAACATGATTGATGCATGGGGAGGCTGGACACTATTCCAAAAGCTACTGCACACACTGGACAAAATAGCAAAAAAACATCACACCTCAATACCGAATGTAGCAACAAGGTTCATTCTGGACAAGCCACAAGTCGCAGGAGTGATTATTGGCGCAAGACTAGGAATAGCGCAACACATTGAGCAAAACAAGCAAACGTTTTCACTCAATCTTGACTCTGATGATTATTCTGCAATACAAGAAATAACATCTCAGGCAAATGACCTGTTTGATGTAATTGGGGATTGCGGCTCTGAGTATCGCTAG